Proteins encoded in a region of the Halioglobus maricola genome:
- the ftsL gene encoding cell division protein FtsL produces MSSRVQGKKMVTAKVRASETASERPWQLGTLALGVLVLVSAFAVIHTTHACRELYTHLQALEARQWHLQEDYGRLLLEESTWASHYRVEKVARGELQMAEPDLARYEVVGR; encoded by the coding sequence ATGAGCTCGCGGGTGCAGGGCAAGAAAATGGTCACCGCGAAAGTGCGCGCCAGCGAAACTGCCAGCGAGCGCCCATGGCAGCTCGGCACCCTGGCGCTCGGCGTGTTGGTGCTGGTCTCCGCCTTTGCTGTGATTCATACAACTCACGCGTGTCGCGAGCTCTATACGCATTTGCAGGCCTTGGAGGCCCGCCAGTGGCATTTGCAGGAAGATTACGGTCGACTGCTGCTCGAGGAAAGTACCTGGGCGTCACACTACCGGGTCGAAAAGGTTGCCCGCGGTGAGTTGCAAATGGCGGAGCCCGACCTGGCTCGCTATGAAGTGGTGGGCCGATGA
- a CDS encoding peptidoglycan D,D-transpeptidase FtsI family protein, with amino-acid sequence MKAAARKRAQQQPSMWRLYLVAFALLSMAVVLIGRVLSLQILETERGYTFLQNQGDARSLRSAEIPAYRGVITDRHGEPLAVSTPVVSIWANPLHLDTERLPELAAALGMTLSSLKERVARYEGKQFMYLDRHRVPHEAREILGKRIRGVYGEREYRRFYPAGEVAAQLVGFTNLDDEGIAGMEFAFDAHLQGVPGKKKYIKDLRGQMIRDIGVVQPARPGNPLRLSIDLRLQHLQHRELAKAVTAAGAASGTVVTLDAHTGEVLAMVNYPVFNPNSRKNMKGGTTRNRALTDTYEPGSTMKSLTLVAALESGLYTTDTMIDTSPGWIRVGPKTYPDPRNYGEISLSRVIEKSSQVGVTKLAVELGHEPIWEVFNRFGIGQPLGTGFPGESAGVLPNRPRWYSTEKISLAFGYGITTTPLQLARAYSVFANNGIMQEVSLLARDGEAEEGVQVISPDVAAEVLKVLGRVTGEHGTARKARVAGYEVGGKTGTVHKVGPQGYIDNSYVALFAGVAPVDDPRVVTVVVINEPKGESYGGGSAAAPVFSKVTRGALRLLGVTPTDLPEEVAVASTGRGGAA; translated from the coding sequence ATGAAGGCGGCAGCGCGCAAGAGAGCACAGCAGCAGCCTTCAATGTGGCGCCTTTACCTGGTGGCGTTTGCCCTGCTGTCGATGGCGGTGGTGTTGATTGGTCGAGTCCTGTCCCTGCAGATTCTTGAAACAGAGCGCGGGTATACCTTTCTCCAGAATCAGGGTGATGCCCGTTCGCTCCGCAGTGCTGAAATTCCCGCCTATCGCGGTGTCATTACGGATCGCCACGGTGAGCCCCTGGCCGTGAGTACCCCGGTCGTGTCGATCTGGGCAAACCCCCTTCACCTTGATACGGAGCGTTTGCCCGAGCTGGCTGCGGCGCTGGGTATGACGCTGTCCTCGCTCAAGGAGCGAGTTGCGCGGTACGAGGGGAAGCAGTTTATGTATCTCGATCGGCACCGTGTGCCACACGAGGCGCGTGAAATTCTCGGTAAGCGGATTCGGGGTGTGTATGGCGAGCGTGAATATCGTCGCTTCTACCCTGCAGGTGAGGTCGCGGCGCAGCTGGTTGGTTTTACCAATCTCGATGATGAAGGTATCGCCGGCATGGAATTCGCGTTCGATGCGCATCTGCAGGGTGTGCCGGGCAAGAAAAAGTACATCAAGGATCTCAGGGGCCAGATGATCCGTGATATCGGTGTGGTGCAGCCAGCACGTCCCGGTAATCCATTGCGTCTGAGTATCGATTTGCGCTTGCAGCACCTGCAGCACCGCGAATTGGCGAAGGCGGTCACGGCAGCGGGTGCTGCAAGTGGCACCGTGGTGACTCTCGATGCGCATACGGGCGAAGTGCTGGCGATGGTCAACTATCCGGTGTTCAACCCCAATAGCCGCAAGAACATGAAGGGCGGGACCACTCGTAATCGCGCGCTCACTGACACGTATGAGCCGGGCTCGACTATGAAGAGTCTGACGCTGGTTGCTGCGCTCGAAAGTGGCCTCTACACCACCGATACCATGATTGATACATCGCCGGGCTGGATTCGGGTGGGCCCCAAGACCTATCCCGATCCGCGCAACTATGGCGAGATCAGCCTTTCGCGGGTGATTGAAAAGTCCAGCCAGGTCGGTGTAACCAAGCTGGCGGTTGAGCTCGGTCATGAGCCGATCTGGGAGGTATTTAACCGTTTCGGAATTGGTCAGCCGCTGGGAACGGGTTTCCCTGGGGAAAGCGCCGGCGTATTGCCCAACAGGCCCCGCTGGTATTCCACTGAAAAAATTTCCCTGGCCTTCGGTTATGGCATCACTACCACGCCCTTGCAATTGGCGCGCGCCTACAGTGTGTTCGCCAACAACGGCATTATGCAGGAGGTTTCTCTGCTCGCCCGTGACGGCGAGGCGGAGGAGGGTGTTCAGGTTATATCTCCGGATGTTGCGGCAGAGGTGCTCAAGGTCCTCGGTCGGGTTACTGGAGAACACGGCACGGCGCGCAAGGCGCGCGTAGCCGGATATGAGGTAGGGGGTAAAACAGGCACTGTGCACAAGGTGGGGCCTCAGGGGTATATCGATAACTCCTACGTCGCTCTTTTTGCCGGGGTCGCGCCGGTCGATGATCCACGTGTGGTCACCGTTGTGGTCATCAATGAACCCAAGGGCGAGTCTTACGGCGGCGGGTCTGCAGCAGCTCCGGTCTTCTCTAAAGTGACTCGTGGCGCGCTGCGCCTGCTGGGCGTTACTCCGACTGATTTGCCCGAGGAGGTCGCTGTGGCCTCGACCGGGCGTGGTGGTGCCGCATGA
- a CDS encoding UDP-N-acetylmuramoyl-L-alanyl-D-glutamate--2,6-diaminopimelate ligase: MMALAQLIERPDCEGAGTELRGIELDSRKVQAGDLFLAIPGEQHDGRQFIEQAVANGASAVLAEPPIAGFVDAVPVPLVEVPELQQESGFLASKFYGHPSRELHMVGVTGTNGKTTVSRLVAQLVRLLGKPCGVIGTLGASLDEAVSQGGNTTPDSVSLQHQLAAWRDDDVFAVCMEVSSHAMVQGRVNGVAFETAIFTNLSQDHLDYHGSMEAYGRAKLALFNTEGLRYALVNLDDAYSPRVLQVLDPAVTAYRYSLRDATADIYVEGATFAAGRVHGLLRTPWGKGEFDSPLAGDFNLLNLAAAITAVVLAGEALDKVLAAVSQLQPVPGRMQAIANEQGLQVIVDYAHTPDALEKVLLALRPQVAGELITVFGCGGDRDQSKRQVMGRIACSHSDRVVVTSDNPRGEDPAAIVADIEVGCSGQYQLEVDRAKAIALAITDAQAGDCVVIAGKGHEDYQIIEGNKIYFSDEAQAAKALQAAQERVEA; this comes from the coding sequence ATGATGGCGCTGGCACAATTGATTGAGCGCCCCGATTGCGAGGGTGCTGGGACTGAGCTTCGGGGAATCGAGCTCGACAGCCGCAAGGTTCAGGCGGGAGATTTGTTCCTGGCCATACCCGGTGAGCAGCACGATGGACGCCAGTTTATAGAGCAGGCGGTCGCCAATGGCGCGAGCGCAGTGCTGGCCGAACCGCCGATAGCCGGCTTTGTGGATGCGGTACCGGTGCCGCTGGTCGAAGTGCCCGAGCTGCAGCAGGAGTCTGGTTTTCTTGCGTCGAAATTCTATGGTCATCCCTCTCGCGAACTGCACATGGTTGGGGTCACGGGTACCAACGGGAAAACCACCGTCAGCCGCCTGGTGGCCCAACTGGTACGCCTGCTGGGTAAGCCCTGTGGCGTGATTGGCACGCTTGGAGCGAGCCTGGATGAGGCTGTATCCCAGGGCGGTAATACCACACCTGACTCAGTGTCTCTGCAACATCAGCTTGCAGCGTGGCGCGATGACGACGTCTTCGCTGTGTGCATGGAAGTGTCCTCCCACGCGATGGTTCAGGGGCGGGTTAATGGCGTCGCGTTTGAGACCGCTATCTTCACAAATCTTTCTCAGGACCATCTGGATTATCACGGCAGCATGGAGGCCTATGGCCGGGCCAAGCTTGCGCTGTTTAACACAGAAGGTCTGCGCTACGCATTGGTCAATCTTGACGACGCGTACTCACCGCGAGTACTGCAAGTGCTCGACCCCGCCGTTACCGCTTATCGCTATTCCTTGCGGGATGCCACGGCAGATATCTACGTAGAAGGCGCCACTTTCGCGGCGGGTCGTGTGCATGGGCTGCTGCGAACCCCCTGGGGTAAAGGCGAATTCGATAGCCCGCTCGCGGGCGACTTCAATTTGTTAAATCTGGCGGCCGCTATTACCGCGGTAGTGCTGGCGGGTGAGGCGCTCGACAAGGTCCTGGCCGCAGTCAGTCAGCTGCAGCCAGTGCCAGGGCGCATGCAGGCCATCGCGAACGAGCAGGGATTGCAGGTGATCGTCGACTACGCCCATACCCCTGATGCACTCGAGAAAGTATTGCTTGCCCTGCGACCGCAGGTAGCGGGCGAGCTTATTACCGTATTTGGCTGTGGTGGCGATCGCGATCAATCCAAGCGGCAGGTGATGGGCAGGATAGCCTGTAGCCATTCTGACCGCGTCGTGGTCACCAGCGACAACCCGCGCGGAGAAGACCCGGCTGCCATTGTTGCCGATATAGAGGTCGGATGTAGCGGCCAGTATCAACTTGAGGTCGATAGAGCGAAGGCCATTGCGTTGGCGATTACTGACGCACAGGCGGGTGATTGTGTGGTGATCGCAGGCAAGGGACACGAGGATTACCAGATTATTGAGGGTAACAAGATCTACTTCAGCGATGAGGCCCAGGCTGCGAAGGCGCTGCAAGCCGCGCAAGAGAGGGTGGAGGCATGA
- a CDS encoding UDP-N-acetylmuramoyl-tripeptide--D-alanyl-D-alanine ligase: MMRSFSLAELCEPLNAILVGGDCRIDSVCTDSRELKTGDLFVALSGDNFDGHNYLDVAANAGAAAVMISRESTAALPQLQVADTQRGLGLLGAYNRAQFSGPLVAITGSAGKTTVKNIVHAVLSQRGETLATDGNFNNEVGVPLTLLRLGPGDEFAVVEMGAAGKGHIEWLCEIGKPTVSLLLNAMPAHLDGFGSVEQIADAKAEIYDALGTQGVAVINADQAWADAWRARAGEARVIDFSTVSSAAAVHLLEARSLGIEGSELRIATPVGEFVAMLALPGPHNHSNALAAVAVGLACGLELAEIAAGLAAVQPVAGRLAAVRNASGALVIDDSYNANPGSVKAAIETLIEASGRRTLVLGVMRELGPESAMMHRQMGEFSREAGLDQFWGVGEELREAVEVFGSGGRWFEDCDQALAAGVESFGPEDAVLVKGSRGARMERVVNGLTALASAGER; the protein is encoded by the coding sequence ATGATGCGTTCATTCAGTCTTGCGGAATTGTGTGAGCCGCTCAATGCGATCCTCGTCGGTGGCGATTGCCGGATAGACAGTGTTTGCACCGATAGCCGAGAGCTCAAAACAGGTGACCTGTTTGTCGCTCTGTCGGGTGATAACTTCGACGGCCATAACTACCTCGATGTCGCTGCCAACGCGGGCGCTGCGGCAGTCATGATCAGCCGCGAAAGTACGGCGGCTCTGCCGCAGCTGCAAGTTGCGGACACACAGCGCGGGCTTGGTCTGCTGGGCGCCTATAATCGCGCTCAGTTCAGCGGGCCGCTGGTGGCAATTACCGGCAGTGCCGGGAAAACCACAGTCAAAAATATTGTGCACGCTGTTTTGTCGCAGCGAGGTGAAACCCTCGCGACTGATGGCAACTTTAATAATGAGGTGGGTGTTCCACTCACATTGTTGCGCCTTGGCCCCGGCGATGAATTCGCTGTGGTGGAGATGGGTGCCGCGGGTAAAGGCCATATCGAGTGGCTGTGTGAAATCGGCAAGCCCACTGTTTCCCTGTTGCTTAATGCGATGCCTGCACATCTCGATGGCTTTGGCAGTGTAGAGCAGATTGCCGATGCCAAGGCTGAGATATATGACGCCCTTGGCACTCAGGGTGTGGCGGTGATAAATGCCGACCAGGCCTGGGCTGATGCCTGGCGAGCGCGTGCAGGAGAAGCCCGTGTCATTGATTTCTCCACCGTATCGAGCGCTGCTGCGGTGCACCTGTTGGAGGCGCGTTCACTCGGTATCGAGGGTAGTGAATTGCGGATTGCTACGCCGGTGGGTGAGTTCGTTGCCATGCTGGCTTTGCCCGGCCCCCATAATCATAGCAATGCCCTCGCAGCTGTTGCTGTGGGCCTGGCCTGCGGTTTGGAACTTGCCGAAATCGCCGCCGGGCTAGCTGCGGTGCAACCGGTTGCTGGCCGTCTTGCCGCGGTGCGCAATGCCAGTGGGGCGTTGGTCATTGACGACAGCTATAACGCCAACCCGGGCTCGGTTAAAGCTGCCATCGAAACGCTTATTGAGGCATCAGGACGCCGTACCCTCGTGCTCGGTGTAATGCGTGAGCTGGGCCCCGAGAGTGCGATGATGCATAGGCAGATGGGCGAATTTTCCCGGGAGGCCGGCCTGGATCAATTCTGGGGTGTCGGGGAGGAACTGCGAGAGGCGGTCGAGGTGTTCGGCAGCGGCGGGCGCTGGTTCGAAGATTGTGACCAGGCACTTGCAGCAGGCGTGGAGTCGTTCGGCCCTGAAGATGCGGTTCTCGTGAAGGGATCTCGTGGGGCCCGGATGGAGCGTGTGGTGAATGGACTGACGGCGCTCGCAAGCGCAGGAGAGCGCTGA
- the mraY gene encoding phospho-N-acetylmuramoyl-pentapeptide-transferase: protein MLLFLAEYLSQFESGFQVFQYLTLRGILAAGTALAISLMVGPYMIRKLSYYQVGQAVRDDGPQSHLSKAGTPTMGGALILVAIAISTLLWADLRNAYVWIALLVTAVFGAVGWVDDYRKVVEKNSRGLPARWKYLWQSIAGLAAALYLYVYIDTPVTTELYVPFIKDFAWDMGPLFILLTYFVIVGSSNAVNLTDGLDGLAIMPTVMVGGALGIIAYLTGHANFADYLQIPYVAGSGEMAVFCGSIAGAGLGFLWFNTYPAQVFMGDVGALALGAALGTVAVITRHEIVFFVMGGIFVLETVSVILQVASFKLTGKRIFRMAPIHHHYELKGWPEPRVIVRFWIITVMLVLFGLATLKLR, encoded by the coding sequence ATGCTCCTTTTTCTCGCTGAATACCTCAGTCAGTTCGAAAGTGGATTTCAGGTTTTCCAGTATCTCACGTTGCGCGGGATTCTCGCTGCGGGCACGGCGCTGGCTATATCGCTCATGGTTGGTCCCTACATGATTCGCAAGCTGAGCTACTACCAGGTGGGACAGGCCGTGCGGGATGATGGGCCCCAGAGCCATCTTAGCAAGGCCGGTACACCGACCATGGGCGGTGCGCTCATTCTGGTTGCCATAGCGATTTCCACGTTGCTGTGGGCGGACCTGCGCAATGCCTATGTCTGGATAGCGCTGCTGGTAACGGCTGTTTTTGGCGCGGTGGGCTGGGTAGATGACTATCGCAAGGTCGTCGAGAAAAATTCCCGGGGCCTGCCGGCTCGTTGGAAGTACCTGTGGCAGTCGATCGCGGGTCTCGCCGCTGCGCTCTATCTCTATGTCTACATCGATACCCCGGTCACTACTGAATTGTATGTTCCCTTTATCAAGGATTTCGCCTGGGACATGGGCCCGCTGTTCATCCTGCTGACCTACTTCGTGATCGTCGGTTCCAGCAATGCTGTCAATCTCACCGATGGTCTGGACGGCCTGGCGATTATGCCGACGGTGATGGTGGGCGGAGCATTGGGGATCATTGCCTACTTGACCGGCCATGCAAATTTCGCTGACTACCTGCAGATTCCCTATGTGGCAGGGAGCGGGGAAATGGCTGTGTTCTGCGGCAGCATCGCCGGGGCCGGGCTTGGTTTCCTCTGGTTTAACACCTATCCCGCTCAGGTATTCATGGGCGATGTAGGTGCGTTGGCGCTGGGCGCCGCGCTGGGAACAGTCGCAGTGATCACGCGTCACGAGATCGTATTTTTTGTGATGGGAGGCATTTTCGTACTGGAGACCGTATCGGTCATTCTCCAGGTAGCCTCCTTCAAGCTGACAGGTAAGCGCATTTTTCGCATGGCCCCAATCCACCACCACTACGAATTGAAGGGGTGGCCAGAGCCCAGGGTCATTGTGCGTTTCTGGATTATCACCGTGATGCTGGTCCTGTTTGGGCTGGCGACACTGAAGCTGAGGTAG
- the murD gene encoding UDP-N-acetylmuramoyl-L-alanine--D-glutamate ligase, with the protein MTQAVVQDVIASSVNRVVVGLGVTGLSCARFLHKSGQPFAIVDTREKPPGLAQVQAEMPDVPVYLGEFPAELLTGADELIVSPGIAPDDQMLAPALEAGATLVGDIDLFVAAAQAPVVGITGSNAKSTVTELVGAMALEAGLDVGVGGNLGTPALDLLAPARDLYVLELSSFQLERAGNLGLEVATVLNVSADHLDRHGNLVRYHQAKHRIFQGCRKVVVNRSDPLTVPLVPEDVEVVSWRLGEPELHGFGLRDGYLCYGAEPLLAIDELGIVGLHNQANALAALALGRAAGLPVDAMCRALKLFRGLPHRCELVARLNDVSYVNDSKGTNVGATQAALAGLGGERDVLLIAGGQGKGADFSAMRRVVQQHCKHVLLIGEDAALLEEALGPVTEILRCEDMAEAVRNAAALAAPGETILLSPACASFDMYPGFAARGDAFREAVSMLEVDA; encoded by the coding sequence GTGACACAGGCAGTGGTACAGGACGTAATAGCAAGCAGCGTGAACCGGGTGGTAGTCGGCCTGGGCGTCACGGGTTTGTCCTGCGCGCGCTTCCTGCACAAGAGCGGCCAACCTTTTGCTATCGTCGATACCCGCGAAAAGCCACCCGGCCTGGCGCAAGTGCAGGCTGAGATGCCGGATGTCCCGGTCTATCTTGGCGAGTTTCCCGCCGAGCTTCTTACCGGTGCAGATGAGCTTATTGTGAGCCCCGGTATTGCGCCTGATGACCAGATGCTGGCTCCAGCACTGGAGGCGGGTGCCACACTGGTCGGTGATATCGACCTGTTCGTCGCAGCGGCGCAGGCGCCAGTGGTTGGTATTACCGGCTCGAACGCGAAATCCACAGTGACTGAGCTGGTCGGCGCCATGGCGCTGGAGGCAGGTCTGGATGTGGGTGTTGGCGGGAACCTTGGGACCCCGGCGTTGGACTTGTTGGCACCAGCAAGAGATCTGTATGTACTCGAGCTGTCCAGCTTTCAACTGGAGCGTGCCGGAAATCTCGGCCTTGAAGTCGCGACCGTACTGAACGTCAGTGCCGATCACCTGGACCGCCACGGTAACCTGGTGCGTTATCACCAGGCCAAGCACCGTATATTTCAGGGTTGTCGTAAAGTCGTGGTCAATCGCAGCGACCCACTTACCGTGCCATTGGTGCCGGAAGACGTTGAGGTGGTGAGCTGGCGACTCGGCGAGCCTGAATTGCACGGCTTTGGTCTGCGCGATGGTTACCTTTGCTATGGGGCTGAGCCATTGCTGGCTATTGATGAGCTCGGCATTGTAGGCCTGCACAATCAGGCAAACGCGCTTGCAGCACTAGCGCTCGGGAGAGCCGCCGGACTACCGGTCGACGCTATGTGTCGCGCCCTGAAACTGTTCCGCGGGTTGCCGCACCGCTGCGAGCTCGTGGCCCGGCTTAACGACGTCAGCTATGTCAACGATTCCAAGGGAACGAATGTAGGTGCGACCCAGGCGGCACTCGCCGGGCTGGGCGGAGAGCGCGATGTTCTGCTCATTGCCGGTGGTCAAGGTAAAGGGGCGGACTTCAGTGCCATGCGCCGCGTTGTGCAGCAACACTGCAAGCACGTGCTGTTGATCGGCGAAGATGCGGCCCTGCTGGAAGAGGCGCTCGGGCCTGTCACTGAAATCCTGCGCTGTGAGGACATGGCTGAGGCTGTGCGTAATGCTGCTGCGCTCGCCGCGCCGGGTGAAACGATACTGCTTTCGCCGGCCTGTGCGAGCTTTGATATGTATCCCGGTTTTGCCGCTCGCGGCGACGCCTTCCGCGAAGCCGTTTCGATGCTGGAGGTGGACGCATGA
- the ftsW gene encoding putative lipid II flippase FtsW codes for MSRAVSAPSLMPDTGLLMLGVALMLVGLVAISSASIEYADINYSSTWFHTVRHLIYMGVALGAAIVVYRIPLEFWEQTGWVWLFIALALLILVLIPGVGREVNGSQRWLPLGPFTLQPSEFAKLAMVVYLAGYMVRREHEVRYEWQGFLKPMAVLFAATLLLMVEPDFGATVIVAGSAFGMLFLAGVKIVHFMVVGAGALGALLVLVVSEPYRVKRLTAYTDPWADPYDTGFQLTQSLIAFGRGEWFGVGLGNSVQKLFYLPEAHTDFVFSIWAEETGFVGALAVILLYIALIGRILWVGRAAQLAAQPFGAYVCYGVALVFSGQAFVNMGVSSGLLPTKGLTLPFVSYGGTSLIVCCVMLALVLRIENSVRHGEVKK; via the coding sequence ATGAGTCGCGCCGTCAGTGCTCCCTCTCTTATGCCTGATACCGGTCTGCTGATGCTGGGGGTCGCCCTGATGTTGGTGGGGCTTGTAGCGATTAGCTCTGCATCGATTGAGTATGCCGATATTAACTACAGCAGTACCTGGTTTCACACCGTGCGTCATCTGATTTACATGGGAGTGGCGTTGGGTGCAGCGATAGTGGTTTATCGCATTCCGCTGGAGTTCTGGGAGCAGACCGGCTGGGTCTGGCTGTTTATCGCACTTGCGCTGTTGATTCTGGTGCTGATACCCGGCGTCGGGCGCGAAGTTAATGGTAGTCAGCGCTGGCTGCCTCTGGGTCCTTTCACGCTGCAGCCATCGGAGTTTGCCAAGCTTGCCATGGTCGTCTATCTGGCGGGTTACATGGTGCGGCGCGAGCACGAGGTGAGGTATGAGTGGCAGGGTTTCCTCAAGCCCATGGCCGTCCTGTTTGCTGCCACCTTGCTGTTGATGGTGGAGCCTGACTTTGGTGCCACGGTCATTGTTGCCGGGAGCGCTTTCGGTATGTTGTTCCTGGCGGGCGTGAAGATTGTTCACTTCATGGTGGTGGGCGCCGGCGCGTTGGGCGCTTTGCTGGTTCTGGTGGTCAGTGAACCGTATCGCGTAAAACGACTCACGGCGTATACCGATCCCTGGGCCGATCCTTATGACACCGGTTTTCAGTTGACGCAGTCATTGATCGCATTTGGCCGCGGCGAGTGGTTTGGCGTTGGCCTGGGTAACAGCGTCCAGAAGCTGTTCTACTTGCCTGAGGCACACACCGATTTCGTCTTTTCGATCTGGGCTGAGGAGACCGGCTTCGTCGGTGCCTTGGCGGTGATCTTGCTGTATATCGCACTGATAGGTCGAATTCTCTGGGTGGGTCGCGCGGCTCAATTAGCAGCGCAACCTTTTGGCGCCTATGTCTGCTATGGCGTGGCGCTGGTGTTCTCCGGTCAGGCATTTGTGAACATGGGTGTGAGCTCGGGCCTATTGCCCACCAAGGGGCTGACCCTGCCGTTCGTTTCCTATGGCGGCACCAGTCTGATTGTGTGCTGTGTCATGTTGGCGCTGGTATTGCGTATCGAAAACAGCGTGCGTCACGGGGAGGTGAAGAAGTGA
- the murG gene encoding undecaprenyldiphospho-muramoylpentapeptide beta-N-acetylglucosaminyltransferase codes for MSSLVLMMAGGTGGHVYPALAVANELRERGHRVEWVGTSRGLEQRVVPAAGITLHHLAVRGVRGKGILDKIQGLIALGVASLQALWLVLRLQPACVVGMGGYVAGPAGVAAWLLRRPLLIHEQNAIAGTTNRMLSPLAKTVVTGFPAAFNSDIETLTLGNPVREEIIAAGEEQQYDYDGSRSLHVLILGGSLGAKPLNEAVPAAVSALLQEGANIHVWHQTGEAHVGPVSHAYPEDAADRVRVAPFIENMAEAYQWADVVVCRAGALTVSELAVMGRPSILVPLPHAIDDHQTANARSLADRGGAILMRQADMSVAVLTQSLRGYINHPERLQAMALAARAVATPRATADVTDRCEELFRAD; via the coding sequence GTGAGCTCCCTGGTCCTGATGATGGCAGGTGGCACTGGTGGCCATGTTTATCCAGCCCTGGCTGTCGCCAATGAATTGCGTGAGCGCGGACACCGGGTTGAGTGGGTGGGGACGTCTCGAGGCCTGGAGCAGCGAGTTGTTCCGGCTGCTGGCATCACGCTCCATCATCTCGCCGTGCGCGGTGTGCGCGGCAAGGGGATCCTGGACAAGATCCAGGGGTTAATTGCACTGGGCGTGGCGTCACTTCAGGCGCTCTGGTTGGTGTTGCGATTGCAACCGGCTTGTGTGGTCGGCATGGGCGGTTATGTCGCCGGCCCCGCCGGGGTGGCAGCCTGGTTGCTGCGCCGGCCGCTGCTGATTCACGAGCAGAATGCCATCGCGGGTACGACTAATCGAATGCTGTCACCGCTGGCTAAAACCGTAGTCACAGGTTTCCCGGCAGCTTTTAACAGTGATATCGAAACGCTCACGCTGGGCAATCCTGTACGCGAGGAGATTATTGCCGCCGGTGAAGAGCAGCAGTATGACTACGACGGTAGCCGCAGCCTGCATGTCCTTATTCTGGGCGGCAGCCTCGGCGCGAAGCCATTAAACGAAGCGGTTCCCGCGGCGGTGAGTGCCCTGCTGCAAGAGGGCGCGAACATTCATGTGTGGCACCAGACCGGAGAGGCGCATGTTGGCCCGGTCAGTCACGCCTATCCAGAGGATGCGGCGGACAGGGTGAGGGTGGCTCCCTTCATTGAAAACATGGCCGAGGCTTATCAGTGGGCGGATGTGGTGGTGTGCCGAGCCGGTGCGCTGACTGTTTCAGAGCTGGCGGTCATGGGTAGGCCGTCTATTTTGGTGCCACTACCCCACGCTATCGATGACCACCAGACGGCGAACGCGCGCTCTCTTGCAGACCGAGGCGGTGCAATCCTGATGCGTCAGGCCGATATGAGCGTTGCCGTTCTTACGCAGTCGCTTCGCGGGTACATAAACCATCCAGAGCGACTGCAGGCGATGGCTCTAGCGGCGCGTGCCGTTGCAACTCCCAGAGCCACCGCCGACGTGACCGATCGCTGCGAGGAGCTGTTCCGTGCTGACTGA